A single genomic interval of Paralichthys olivaceus isolate ysfri-2021 chromosome 7, ASM2471397v2, whole genome shotgun sequence harbors:
- the pnpla2 gene encoding patatin-like phospholipase domain-containing protein 2, which produces MFPLDSPWNISFAGCGFLGIYHVGVASCLLEQAPFLVLNARHIYGASAGALTATALVTGVCLGEAGASIIDVAKDARKRFLGPMHPSFNLVRIVRHMLRRSLPPDCHLQANGRLGISLTRVADGENVLVTQYNNKEEVVQACVCSAYIPVYCGLIPPTLQGVRYVDGGISDNLPQYELKNTITVSPFSGESDICPKDTSTNIHELRFTNTSIQFTLTNLYRVSRALFPPDPIVMKAMCKQGYKDALDFLKRNGLLNFNGPLRDRPLLANGEEHKHIDEEKEAEDKDDEKPHLEERAVMLHSSSSVEEHIIGHLPPVLHKALVEACIERRSLVQSLSNLLPVRMASAMMLPYTLPLESAVSLTLRLLEWLPDVQEDVGWIREQILKLLQHVLRQASRSISQHVILELKWFSCQLELHQYQSLPSQFSSTSLFPTWVNGRSTSVQDFIMRLDQYKTQLTGVLTMNMDLQGSMKNGPTSPTTSSSSLLSTEGLTMRRVCLNMPNAADTGEAISSF; this is translated from the exons ATGTTTCCGCTAGACTCCCCGTGGAACATCTCCTTCGCCGGTTGCGGCTTCCTCGGGATCTACCACGTCGGCGTGGCCAGCTGTCTGCTGGAGCAGGCCCCGTTCCTGGTGCTGAACGCCCGGCACATCTACGGAGCATCGGCTGGAGCTCTCACCGCCACCGCTCTGGTCACTGGAGTGTGTCTCG gAGAGGCTGGAGCGAGCATCATCGATGTTGCCAAAGATGCAAGAAAGCGATTCCTGGGACCCATGCATCCCTCCTTTAACCTGGTGAGGATTGTGCGTCACATGCTGCGCCGCAGTCTGCCACCTGATTGTCACCTTCAGGCCAACGGGCGGTTAGGAATCTCTCTCACCCGAGTTGCAGATGGAGAAAATGTCCTGGTAACTCAGTACAACAACAAGGAGGAGGTGGTGCAG GCGTGTGTCTGCAGTGCCTACATTCCAGTGTATTGTGGCCTTATTCCTCCTACACTCCAAGGCGTG CGATATGTTGATGGAGGAATCTCGGATAACCTGCCTCAGTACGAGCTGAAGAACACCATCACCGTGTCCCCGTTCTCCGGAGAGAGCGACATCTGCCCCAAAGACACATCGACCAACATACACGAGCTGCGATTCACCAACACGAGCATCCAGTTCACCCTCACCAACCTCTACAGAGTCTCCAGAGCACTTTTCCCTCCAGACCCGATA GTTATGAAAGCCATGTGTAAACAGGGATACAAAGATGCTCTGGACTTTTTAAAGAGGAATG gaTTGCTGAATTTTAATGGACCTCTCAGAGACAGACCCCTGCTCGCTAATGGAGAAGAACATAAGCATATtgatgaggagaaggaggcggaagataaagatgatgaaaagCCACATTTGGAGGAAAGAGCAGTGATGCTTCATTCCAGTTCCTCCGTAGAGGAGCATATCATCGGGCACCTTCCACCAGTTTTGCACAAAG CTCTTGTTGAGGCCTGTATTGAGCGGAGGAGCCTGGTGCAGTCGCTTAGCAACCTGCTTCCTGTGAGGATGGCCTCAGCCATGATGCTCCCCTACACTCTCCCTCTGGAGTCTGCTGTGTCCTTGACTCTCAG ACTTCTGGAGTGGCTGCCAGATGTGCAGGAAGATGTGGGATGGATTCGTGAGCAGATATTAAAACTCCTGCAGCATGTTCTTCGCCAGGCCTCCAGAAGCATTTCCCAGCATGTGATTTTAGAGCTGAAATG GTTTTCTTGTCAACTGGAGCTGCACCAATACCAGTCGCTTCCGTCCCAGTTCAGCTCCACCAGCCTGTTTCCCACCTGGGTGAATGGGAGAAGCACCTCAGTCCAGGATTTCATCATGCGTCTCGACCAGTACAAGACTCAGCTTACTGGAGTTCTGACTATGAACATGGACCTGCAAGGCTCAATGAAAAATGGGCCGACGTCACCAACTACAAGctcttcatccctcctctccacaGAAGGCCTCACAATGCGCAGAGTTTGTCTTAATATGCCAAATGCTGCAGACACTGGAGAGGCCATCAGCAGCTTCTAA